One Corynebacterium aurimucosum genomic window, AGTTCTGCATGATGGTGGGGTCGATGGCATTGGCGATGAGTCCGCCAATCATGCCGCCCGCGCCGCGGCCCGTGGCGCGCGAGGCGGTGGTGGCCAGCGCCGCAGCGGTGGTAGCGACCGCAGTGCGCGCGGAAGAAAACGCGCTTCGGAAGTTAAAATTCATGTTCCCCAGAGTAGTCGGGGGACCTTAGCTATCGGTGTTGTGTGAGCGGTTGTGTCCCGAGTTTTGCTGCTTCTGGTGGTTGCCACTACCGCGGCGGCCACGTCCACCGCGCCGGCGACGGCGGCGACCTTTATTGCCGCCCCTGTTCCGGTTGTTCGAGTCGGAGTCCGACTGGGCGCGCTTGTCACTCGCAGATCCGTCGGACGAAGAGCCCTGGTGCTTCTTCTGCGCGTGTTCCTGCTTGGCAGAGTGCTGAGTACCGGAGGACTTGCGGCGCGAGCGGCGGCGGTTCTTGTTCGTGGAACGATTGCGGTTGGATTGTCCGCTGCTGTGGCGTCCGCCCGAGTTACCCGTTGACTTAGACCCGGATTCTTCCTCTGGCTCCGTGGGTTCCTCGATGCGCTCGAGAGCGGCAAGGAAGGCAACGTCGGACATCAGGGGGATGTCCTTGCGGTGAGCGTGCATGGGCTTGCCCACGAGGTTGGTGGTGATGTTGCAGACCACCAGGGACGTTTCTCGGGTGAGCTTTTCCGAGTAGTTGAGCTCCTCGCGGGCTAGGGCGGCGATGATGGTATCGGGGTCCTCGGTGATTTCCGGGGCTACAACGATCTCCATGCCGCGGATGAGCTCCTTGCCGGGCACATACGCGCCAGGGTTGTGGTGCTGGCGGGGCGCTTCAGCAGCGTCGACGCGGACGTGGGAACGCTGCAGCCCAAAACGGTCCGCTCGCAGATCATCCGGTGCTGCACTGCTCAGTGGGCCTGAAGCTTGCGCGCGATAAAGATCCACAAGCAGGCGGGTTGCTTCGCGGGAGGTCTCCTTCTCCGGCTTCTGCGCACGTTCGACGCTGGCCGTGGGGTCAGGCGCTGGAAGGCCGGTATCGCGAGCAACTGTTGCCAGACGAATATCGGTGCCCCACACGCTTTGGCGACGAGCCGTGGCGAGGGTATCCACGATCGCCACTGGGGTGGGAACGTGTCCCACCTTGAATCGGCGGCGCCGGCCTTTGCCGCGGTTGCGATTGCGCGCGCGGTTTTGGCGGGCGGCGGCGGTCATTGCGCGGCGTGCCTCTGAGACGATGAAACCCCAGGTGTAGGGGGCGTCGTGGACGATGAGCGTGCGGCCATCGATGAGCCGGTCCAGTGGTTTGAGGAGCATGGAAAAGGACTGTCCTGCCTGGACTTCCTCAGCACTGAGACCGTGCAGGTGTTTAGGGCCTGGGTCCTCGCCCGGATTGATGACGGCGTGGAACTCTTGGCCGATTTCGCCTTCGGCGTTGAGGGTTAGCGCATCCACAGTGAGCAGTCTGCCGGTGGAAGGGTGGATGCCGGTGGTTTGGATGGTCAGCGCCACGAAGGGGAAAGCTGCGAGGGCTTCCTCGCGGGCGGTGGCCTTGTCCTTGTTGTCGTCCTTGTGCGGCTGGGCCGTTTGTTGCTCATTCCCGGTCTGTTTTTGGGCAGCCTGGTGCGGGCGTGGTCCCGGCTTCGGGGCGTTGGTGTTCGGTGACGCCGCGGCCGGCGTCCCTGCTGCGCTAGGTTGCGTTGCAGGCTTGGAGGGGCCGGGTGTCGTAGTCATTGTTCACAGTTTAGTCCCCAACTGCTAGGAAGCTGGAAAGGGCACACGTGACGTAGGCGTCAACCATCTAAATGGTGGAGAGGCGAGCTGTGCCGTGGGCTAACCGAATTCGATGACGGTGACATCGCCGTCGTGGTCTGGTACGAGTTCTTGAGGTGGCTGTACGGTTCGCGTCGCAGTCGGCCTAGCGGTCACAGTCACAGGGGCCTGGCCGCCTTCGTCCGAACGATCCTGGTTCGCTGGAGGGGCGGTGGTCGGTGGCGTGTGTGGAGTAGGTTGAGCTGAGGTATCGGGTGCCGACGTCGCTGGAATTGGCGTCGAGGCGGGCGCAGTCCGAGGCGCGCTATAAGGTGCCCGGCTAGGTTGCGTCGCCTGCGGGGCTGGCGTCGGGCTCGGCGTGCCCGCGTCAGCGGTGGGGCTATTGCCGTGAAGATGCGGCGTGCGTGCTGCAGGCTCTCCCGGGAGTGCTGGTTCGGACAGATCCGTTGGTTCGGGCAGTTCCGTTGGTTCAGACAGCTTCGTTGTCACTGTTGTTTCTGCCGCGGTTGGAAAAGCGGAGTGATCGAGCGTGCGTGAGGTAGCTTCGACGTCCTGGCTTTCGGAGCGGCGAGCGCCTGGGAGCGTACCTTTGGCTGCCTCCGCTGTAGCGGAACGTTCGCTGTTAGTTCTTATATCTCTATCCGGCTTGGCAGCGTGCAGCGAGGTGCCGTTCTCCGTCATGGCTGAGTCGGTGACATGATCATGGCTGGGGCGTGGTGTGCCCGGCAAAAATGCAACGCCCGCGGTGCCACCGACTACGACAGCAGCACCTGCTGCGCAGGCAAGCTTAAAACCGGTACTGGCCGCAGCTAATTGTGTTCCAGCCGTAGCGCTAGCCGCAGCGGAATTCAGGGAGAGAACTTGCGCGCCTTGCGAAGCAGTGGAAGTTGCAGTGTGCGCTACGGCAGTAGCATGGGTGCCTCCGAGTGGCGAGATTGCTGCATGTGCCTTACCGGCGTTCGCGACCGTCGCCGCAGCCGCCCCCGCCGCGGCCGCGATGACACTTGCGGTTCCCTCGGCGAGAGAAGTGTCTGGCGTTCCTTCTTCGGCGTAGATCGTGAGAGTTGGGGAATCGGGATCCGGTGTGAAGTAGGCGCGGGCAACTGCGATGAGACCCTCATGTTTGAAACCCGCGATAGTAGTGCTCAACCGTGTGGCCTGATTGTGCGGAATGGTGGCAACAAGCTCATCGTCCACGTGAATCTCGATAGCGCGGCGGAAGAAGCGCCGGCTATTCGACAAACGCACGAGGAGTTGGGCGGGGTGCTCCGGCAGGGAATGGGATGAGCTTGCAAACTCAGTGATGTGCAGCGAGTGATCCCCGCTGAGTAAGCCCCAGCGTTGTGCTGGAGGGACATTCTGGGGGACGCAGAGACCTGGTTCGGGGAGCAGCACCTCGAACGAAGGGATTCCGTCTGTCTCCGCATCTTCACGGAGAAGGATTTCTGCGGTAGCTTGCGGAGTTAATCCAGCGCCAATGATCGGATCCAGCTCTGCGTAGTCGGCGGATTGGGAGGCGGGAATGATACCGACGATGTCCTCTTCATATCGGACACGGAAGCCGGATTTTGAGTGCCCGCACAGAGTGACAGGGAGAAGGTTGTCCTCTGCTGAAGACAGTAGCTGCAAAAACACCTCTGGGTTGACAGTGCCAACCGTAAGGCGGCGGGGCTCACCAAAACCACAGTGGGGGACAACGTAGTTAGTGACCGTCATATTTTTCGCCTTCACTGCTCAAACCGCGACACATGCGCGCGGTGGTCAACCGAGCGTAGGAGGGAATACCATAGTGCAAACTAAAATCCTCTAAGGCACACGGGGGTTAGAATTCATTGCGTTAGTGTCGTGTCCATACATTATATAACCTGCCATGCTGGCCTACAACAGCGCATTCTCATCACGGAGTTGCAGGCTAGCGGCGTTGGCAGAAATACTCCGCTCCAGGATGTCTATCCAAAGTCGCTTGCGGAGGGGAACAAGGTAGCCGAAGGGCTGAGCTTCTTCTGCTTGCTTGGTGGCGGATTTAGTCAGCGCGGTTGACAGCAGACGTAATCGCGTTGATGGACGCGCGCGTTGTGGAGCCGGCGATGCCGGCACCCCAAACCTGGGCGCCGTTGACTTCGGCGGCAATGTAGCAGGCTGCCTCCGCATCGTCACCGGAGGTGCGGGACTGCTGGGAGTAGTCGATGACCTCAAAATCAATTCCGACATCCTCCAAGGCATTAGCGTATGCGGCGATAGGGCCGTTGCCGATGCCTGAGACGATGCGCTTTTCACCGTTGAAGGCGATGGTCGCGGTTACCTTAGCGTCCTCATCCTCCGTGGTGGAGTTGTCCACCTGGAAGGAGACCAGCTCCAGCGGGGAAGTGCGCTCAAGGAATTCGTTGGCAAAGATGTCCCACATGTTCTTGGAGTTGACCTCGCCGCCCTCGGCATCGGTCACCGCTTGGACCACGGAGGAGAACTCCGCCTGCATGGCGCGCGGCATGTTGATGCCGTGATCGGTCTTCATGATGTAGGCCACGCCGCCCTTGCCGGACTGCGAGTTGACGCGAATGACCGCCTGGTAATCGCGGCCGACATCCTTCGGGTCGATGGGTAGGTAGGGGACTTCCCAGGTGGTTTCCTGCAGCTCTTCCCAAGAAACCTCGGTGTTGTTCGCGCCTGGGCGTACCTCCTGCGCCAGGGCGTCCAGGCCCTTGTTGATGGCGTCCTGGTGCGAGCCGGAGAAGGCCGTAAACACCAGTTCGCCGCCGTAGGGGTGGCGCTCCGGCACGCGCAGCTGGTTGCAGTATTCCACGGTCTCGCGGATCTTCGGCAGATCGGAGAAGTCGATCTGCGGATCCACTCCCTGGGTCAGCATGTTCAGTCCCAGGGTGACGATGTCCACGTTGCCGGTGCGCTCACCGTTGCCGAACAGACAGCCCTCGATGCGGTCTGCACCGGCCATGTAGCCCAGCTCAGCGGCGGCGATACCTTCGCCGCGGTCATTGTGTGGGTGCAGGGACATGATAATGGAATCACGCCGAGCAAAGTTGCGGTGCATCCACTCGATCTGGTCGGCGTAGACATTCGGGCTGATCATCTCGACGGTGGAGGGCAGGTTGATGATCATGGGGTTTTCTGGAGTTGCCTCCATGATGTCGACAACGGCATCGCAGACCTCAACAGCAAAGTCCAGCTCAGTTCCTGTGAAGGATTCCGGCGAGTATTCCCAGCGCCAGTTGGTGTCCGGGTAATCCTTGGCAATGCTCTTGATGAGCTCCGCGGCGTCCGTTGCCAGCTTTTTAATGGCTGGGCGGTCCTTGCGGAAGACCACACGGCGTTGCAGCTTCGAGGTGGAATTGTAGAAGTGCACAATGACGTTCTTTGCTCCCTGGCACGCCTCGAAAGTGCGGCGGATCAGGTGCTCGCGAGCCTGTACCAGGACCTGAATGGTGACGTCTTCGGGAATCTTGTTGCCCTCGATAATTTCGCGAACGAAGTCGAAGTCCGTCTGAGAGGCGGAAGGGAAGCCCACCTCGATTTCCTTGTAGCCCATCTTGACCAGCAGGTCGAACATGCGGTGCTTGCGCTCGGGGCTCATCGGATCAATGAGGGCCTGGTTGCCGTCGCGCAGGTCCACCACGCACCACTGCGGGGCCACGGTGATTTTCTTATCCGGCCACGTACGGTCAGGCAGGCTAACCGGCTCGACCTCTTCGGCGAAGCTCTGGTAGCGGTGAACTGGCATCGAGGAACCGCGCTGTTTGTTCCAGGCAGGTTGGTTGTCATTGCGCGGGCCGGCTGGGGTGGTGATTTCGCGGGGAGCGGAGATGAAAGAATCGTTCGGGGACATGGTGTTTGT contains:
- the leuA gene encoding 2-isopropylmalate synthase; translation: MSPNDSFISAPREITTPAGPRNDNQPAWNKQRGSSMPVHRYQSFAEEVEPVSLPDRTWPDKKITVAPQWCVVDLRDGNQALIDPMSPERKHRMFDLLVKMGYKEIEVGFPSASQTDFDFVREIIEGNKIPEDVTIQVLVQAREHLIRRTFEACQGAKNVIVHFYNSTSKLQRRVVFRKDRPAIKKLATDAAELIKSIAKDYPDTNWRWEYSPESFTGTELDFAVEVCDAVVDIMEATPENPMIINLPSTVEMISPNVYADQIEWMHRNFARRDSIIMSLHPHNDRGEGIAAAELGYMAGADRIEGCLFGNGERTGNVDIVTLGLNMLTQGVDPQIDFSDLPKIRETVEYCNQLRVPERHPYGGELVFTAFSGSHQDAINKGLDALAQEVRPGANNTEVSWEELQETTWEVPYLPIDPKDVGRDYQAVIRVNSQSGKGGVAYIMKTDHGINMPRAMQAEFSSVVQAVTDAEGGEVNSKNMWDIFANEFLERTSPLELVSFQVDNSTTEDEDAKVTATIAFNGEKRIVSGIGNGPIAAYANALEDVGIDFEVIDYSQQSRTSGDDAEAACYIAAEVNGAQVWGAGIAGSTTRASINAITSAVNRAD